Proteins from a single region of Crassaminicella profunda:
- a CDS encoding MgtC/SapB family protein — translation MISNTEIVFRLVLASALGGLVGLERESNNRPAGFRTHILVTAGAALVMLISMYGFDGLGANGSGGEPARLAAQVVSGIGFLGAGTILRQGNSIHGLTTAASLWVCGCIGLAIGNGYYLGGLVTAGIVLFSLISLGLFEKTVFKDQYKTLHVICCERPGLIGEIGTLLGVHKVTIKYIKISPFEEYKDNDLHIDITVKVPTCFSPEKLFAEIGKIEGLKSVNWEGKIDKNVLKD, via the coding sequence ATGATTAGCAATACGGAAATTGTTTTTAGATTAGTATTAGCTAGTGCGTTGGGTGGGTTAGTAGGACTTGAAAGAGAATCTAATAATCGACCAGCAGGGTTTAGAACGCATATTTTGGTTACTGCAGGAGCAGCACTTGTTATGCTGATCTCCATGTATGGATTTGATGGTTTAGGTGCCAATGGTTCTGGTGGAGAGCCCGCAAGGCTAGCGGCACAGGTAGTAAGTGGAATAGGTTTTTTAGGAGCAGGAACGATTCTAAGACAAGGAAATTCCATCCATGGATTAACTACGGCTGCAAGTTTATGGGTTTGTGGGTGTATAGGGCTAGCCATAGGAAATGGATATTATTTAGGAGGTTTAGTTACAGCAGGGATTGTGTTATTTTCTTTGATTAGCTTAGGGTTATTTGAAAAAACTGTATTCAAAGATCAATATAAAACTTTACATGTAATATGTTGCGAAAGACCAGGACTCATTGGAGAGATAGGAACGTTATTAGGAGTGCATAAGGTGACTATAAAATATATAAAAATATCTCCTTTTGAAGAATATAAAGATAATGACCTTCATATTGATATTACGGTGAAGGTACCTACTTGCTTTTCACCAGAAAAATTATTTGCAGAGATTGGCAAAATTGAAGGACTCAAAAGTGTGAATTGGGAAGGAAAAATCGATAAGAACGTATTGAAAGATTAA
- a CDS encoding CoA-binding protein — MNGQELLKDKNWVVVGDVLNPSKFAYKIKNRLTEAGYNVFLVNPRDKSGEVFSGLEDIHEQVDVIDLCINPHIGMEIMEEAYALGIHKVLIQPGAGSEEIISFCKEKDMVCIESCVLVELSKKGI; from the coding sequence ATGAATGGTCAAGAACTGCTAAAGGATAAAAACTGGGTTGTCGTAGGAGATGTATTGAATCCTTCAAAATTTGCTTATAAAATAAAAAATAGATTAACAGAAGCTGGATACAATGTATTTTTAGTAAATCCAAGAGATAAAAGTGGAGAAGTTTTTTCAGGCCTTGAGGATATACATGAGCAGGTAGATGTGATTGACCTTTGTATTAATCCCCATATAGGAATGGAAATTATGGAAGAAGCATATGCATTGGGTATTCATAAAGTTTTAATACAGCCAGGAGCTGGAAGTGAAGAGATTATATCATTTTGTAAAGAAAAAGATATGGTATGCATTGAAAGCTGTGTCTTAGTAGAGCTTTCTAAAAAAGGAATATAG
- a CDS encoding DEAD/DEAH box helicase, translating to MNKEFKTYDFQNFIVENLEKNHIKEPTKIQSETFPLTLEGKDVIGKAKTGTGKTLAYLLPMLEKIDTSKRELQMLVLAPSRELSLQIKREADCITEGTDILVEAVVEGMKLEKQLDRLKKKPHLIIATPGKLVHIIGMKKIKLHGVKTIAFDEVDQILEQGLQDKVLAIVDKTLKDRQLLSFSATMSKEAKEILNKLMKEPKFINLDHIEPIPSKIKHQYIVTKAVKKTETLVEFLKTIKPKKSLVFINKNQNVDRFVQELKSAGFSVGGIQTRTKNQERQHLLNSFNKGKVRILVTTDLFTRGMDFREVSHIFNMDLPLNKTDYLHRAGRTGRMHKEGVVINIVRDREKFILYKMMKNLNIKVTPMSIRNGKIVPIKEIISRKSHK from the coding sequence ATGAATAAGGAGTTTAAAACGTATGATTTTCAAAATTTTATTGTAGAGAATCTTGAAAAGAATCATATAAAAGAACCTACAAAAATACAATCTGAAACCTTTCCTCTAACATTAGAAGGAAAAGATGTTATTGGAAAAGCCAAGACAGGAACAGGAAAGACTTTAGCTTACTTATTGCCTATGTTAGAAAAAATCGATACATCTAAAAGAGAACTTCAGATGTTGGTATTAGCACCTAGTAGAGAGTTAAGCCTTCAGATCAAAAGAGAAGCAGATTGTATTACTGAAGGAACGGATATTTTGGTAGAAGCAGTTGTAGAAGGAATGAAATTAGAAAAGCAATTAGATAGACTAAAGAAGAAACCTCATTTAATTATTGCTACACCAGGAAAATTGGTACATATTATAGGAATGAAAAAGATTAAATTACATGGTGTAAAAACAATTGCATTCGATGAAGTAGATCAAATTTTAGAACAAGGATTGCAGGATAAAGTTCTTGCAATTGTGGACAAAACACTTAAGGATCGGCAGCTTTTAAGCTTTTCTGCAACCATGTCGAAGGAAGCAAAAGAAATATTAAATAAATTAATGAAAGAGCCGAAGTTTATAAATTTAGATCATATAGAACCAATTCCTTCAAAAATAAAGCATCAATATATTGTAACCAAAGCAGTAAAAAAAACAGAGACACTAGTAGAATTTTTAAAGACAATTAAGCCAAAAAAAAGTTTGGTATTTATTAATAAAAATCAAAATGTAGATCGATTTGTACAAGAATTGAAAAGTGCAGGTTTTTCTGTAGGTGGTATACAGACAAGAACAAAAAATCAAGAAAGACAACATTTATTAAATTCTTTCAACAAAGGGAAAGTAAGAATTCTTGTTACAACAGATCTTTTTACAAGAGGAATGGATTTTAGGGAAGTTAGCCATATTTTTAATATGGATTTACCACTTAATAAAACAGATTATTTGCATCGAGCAGGGCGTACAGGAAGAATGCATAAGGAAGGCGTTGTTATTAATATTGTAAGAGATAGAGAAAAATTTATTTTATATAAGATGATGAAAAATCTTAATATAAAAGTTACACCAATGAGTATTAGAAATGGTAAAATTGTTCCTATCAAAGAGATTATTAGTAGAAAAAGTCATAAATAA
- a CDS encoding exodeoxyribonuclease III has product MKIYSWNVNGIRAIKKKGFLEWMEEENPDILCIQETKAHKEQLDESLLNIEGYEAFFCSGERKGYSGVAVYTKLEPITVKTGIGIERFDSEGRILILEYEEFTLLNIYFPNGQKDDERLKYKLEFYDAILAYCDGLKEMGKKLVICGDYNTAHKEIDLKNPKTNEKRSGFLPIERAWIDKFISHGYIDTFRTLYLEEVKYSWWSYRFNARKNNAGWRIDYHFVSDNLFEKVKDAKILNEVMGSDHCPVTLELDL; this is encoded by the coding sequence ATGAAGATATATTCTTGGAATGTAAATGGGATCAGAGCTATAAAAAAGAAAGGTTTCTTAGAATGGATGGAAGAGGAAAATCCAGATATTTTATGTATTCAGGAGACCAAAGCCCATAAAGAGCAATTAGATGAATCTTTACTTAATATAGAAGGATATGAAGCTTTTTTTTGTAGTGGGGAGAGAAAAGGCTATAGTGGTGTTGCTGTTTACACAAAATTAGAGCCGATTACCGTAAAGACTGGAATAGGTATAGAAAGATTTGATTCGGAGGGAAGGATTTTAATCCTTGAATACGAAGAATTTACACTGCTTAATATTTATTTTCCAAATGGACAAAAAGATGATGAGAGATTAAAATATAAGCTTGAATTTTATGATGCTATTTTAGCGTATTGTGATGGATTAAAAGAGATGGGAAAGAAATTGGTTATTTGTGGAGACTATAATACGGCTCATAAAGAAATAGATTTAAAAAATCCTAAAACAAATGAAAAACGTTCAGGATTTTTACCTATAGAGAGAGCGTGGATAGACAAATTTATTAGTCATGGATATATAGATACTTTTCGGACTTTATATCTTGAAGAAGTAAAATATTCTTGGTGGAGTTATCGATTTAATGCAAGAAAAAACAATGCTGGATGGAGAATTGATTATCATTTTGTATCGGATAACTTATTTGAAAAAGTAAAGGATGCAAAGATTTTAAATGAGGTAATGGGCTCAGATCATTGTCCTGTTACCCTTGAGTTGGATTTATAA
- a CDS encoding PilZ domain-containing protein, with protein sequence MKEKRKYKRVPMHMQLEIESLYTSGEHEGMKLNEKILVTNISKTGMAFISSKELPLNHFFNAKITIDEEKMFYSVLRIVRKRTLKEGYEIGCEFVGLANILSEYIDEYVVEVEEREKK encoded by the coding sequence ATGAAAGAGAAAAGAAAGTATAAAAGAGTACCTATGCATATGCAACTAGAGATAGAATCTTTGTATACATCAGGGGAGCATGAAGGTATGAAGCTAAATGAAAAGATTTTAGTGACGAATATTTCTAAGACCGGAATGGCATTTATCTCAAGTAAAGAACTTCCTTTAAATCATTTCTTTAATGCAAAAATAACAATTGATGAAGAGAAGATGTTTTATAGTGTCCTTAGAATTGTGAGAAAACGAACATTAAAAGAAGGCTATGAAATTGGATGTGAATTTGTAGGGCTTGCTAACATATTGAGTGAATATATAGATGAATATGTTGTAGAAGTAGAAGAAAGGGAGAAAAAATGA
- a CDS encoding NADH-dependent [FeFe] hydrogenase, group A6: protein MNKVTLTIDHKKVIVDEGTTILVAAKKVHVNIPTLCYHPDQSIKGNCRICLVEVGNKKLVTACSTKVQEGMEVITNSKFVRETQRGVLELILANHNQDCLKCVRNGHCELQDLCERFNISNNSLDENEVQAHPIDVHNPSIVRDYSKCIKCNRCVEVCSQIQNVNILSRANRGTNYEILPRFNTKLSETECVFCGQCIHVCPVGAIYEKSATEDVLDAIEDKNLHVIAQIAPAVRVSIGEEFGLDPGDITTGKIVASLKRLGFNKVFDTNFTADLTILEEGSELIHRIKNNGILPMITSCSPGWINYIEGFAHDLLDHLSTCKSPQQMFGALSKTYYSEKIKLHPSKIHTVSIMPCTAKKYEANRAEMNSYGYVDVDHVLTTRELAKMIKSAGIDFKNIEEEEFDDPFGITTGAGAIFGATGGVMEAALRTVYEVLTGEELKKMEFEEVRGLKGIKEAKIDINGILIKVAIAHGLKNASILLDEIRKGTSEYTFIEIMACPGGCIGGGGQPISSSFDSRQKRIDAIYRVDKNMTYRKSHENPSIQKLYEEYLKEPLGEKSHHLLHTSYKARK, encoded by the coding sequence ATGAATAAAGTAACTTTAACCATAGATCATAAGAAAGTGATTGTAGATGAAGGTACAACCATTTTAGTAGCGGCTAAAAAAGTTCATGTGAATATTCCTACTTTGTGTTATCATCCTGATCAATCTATAAAAGGAAATTGTAGAATTTGTTTAGTAGAAGTAGGAAATAAAAAGTTGGTAACAGCTTGTTCAACAAAAGTACAAGAAGGTATGGAAGTTATTACAAATTCAAAATTTGTAAGAGAAACTCAAAGAGGAGTACTTGAGTTAATCCTTGCAAATCACAATCAAGATTGTTTAAAATGTGTGAGAAATGGTCATTGTGAATTACAAGATCTATGTGAACGCTTTAATATTTCTAATAATAGTTTAGATGAAAATGAAGTACAAGCTCATCCAATTGATGTGCATAATCCGTCTATTGTAAGAGATTATAGTAAATGCATCAAATGTAATCGCTGTGTAGAGGTCTGTAGTCAAATTCAAAATGTAAATATTTTATCAAGGGCAAATCGAGGAACTAATTATGAAATTCTGCCTAGATTTAACACAAAATTATCTGAAACAGAATGCGTATTTTGTGGGCAATGTATTCATGTTTGTCCTGTTGGTGCAATCTATGAAAAGAGTGCTACAGAGGATGTGCTAGATGCTATAGAGGACAAGAATCTTCATGTGATTGCTCAAATTGCTCCTGCTGTAAGGGTCAGTATTGGGGAGGAATTTGGATTAGATCCTGGTGATATTACTACGGGAAAGATTGTAGCTAGTTTAAAACGATTAGGCTTCAATAAAGTATTTGATACAAATTTCACAGCAGATTTGACTATATTAGAAGAAGGTAGTGAATTAATTCATCGTATTAAAAATAATGGAATTCTTCCAATGATTACTTCTTGTAGTCCTGGATGGATTAATTATATTGAAGGCTTTGCCCATGATTTACTAGATCATTTATCTACTTGTAAATCTCCTCAACAAATGTTTGGAGCTTTGTCTAAAACTTATTATTCAGAAAAAATCAAATTACATCCATCTAAAATCCATACAGTTTCTATCATGCCATGTACTGCAAAAAAATATGAAGCTAATAGAGCTGAAATGAATTCTTATGGGTATGTAGATGTAGATCATGTTCTTACAACAAGAGAATTAGCTAAAATGATTAAATCAGCAGGAATTGATTTTAAAAATATAGAAGAAGAAGAGTTCGATGATCCATTTGGCATTACAACAGGTGCAGGTGCAATTTTTGGTGCAACTGGAGGAGTAATGGAAGCTGCTTTAAGAACTGTTTATGAAGTATTGACAGGGGAAGAATTAAAAAAGATGGAATTTGAAGAGGTAAGAGGATTAAAGGGAATAAAAGAAGCAAAGATTGATATAAATGGTATACTTATTAAAGTTGCTATAGCTCATGGCTTAAAAAATGCAAGTATTCTTCTTGATGAAATTAGGAAAGGTACAAGTGAATATACCTTTATTGAGATTATGGCATGTCCGGGTGGATGTATTGGAGGAGGAGGACAACCTATCTCTTCTTCTTTTGATAGTAGACAAAAGAGAATAGATGCCATTTATCGTGTAGATAAAAATATGACTTATCGGAAGTCTCATGAAAATCCATCTATTCAGAAATTATATGAGGAATATTTAAAAGAACCTTTAGGGGAAAAATCCCATCATTTACTTCACACTAGTTATAAGGCGCGTAAATAA
- a CDS encoding complex I 51 kDa subunit family protein, translating into MNRTQSIITKYFNKDNLTVEEYIRLGGFEGLKSVLQNGKDYVISELKEAGLRGRGGAGYPTWKKWDIGRNRVADEKFIICNADEGEPGTFKDRELLDRVPYQIIEGMIISGYVFGAKLGFIYIREEYAHLQIKFNEAIKSVKEKGLLGKDILNKGFDFTIKVFSGAGAYVCGENSSLVESMEGRAGRPRIKPPRIGEKGYLNKPTLVNNVETLAAVPAILNYGGKEYGRFGTEKSKGTKLISLCGNIKNPGTFEVPFGITLREIIYDIGGGIEGDKELKFLQLGGASGALMPKQLIDMKYAYEDLSGKGFQIGSGAIVVADESNSIMGFLEVVKDFFFHESCGKCTPCREGLRQLSKILTRISEGNATVEDLKNVEKIAKTMKYASFCGLGQTAPSAILSAIKYFSSELCSTVEGICPYY; encoded by the coding sequence ATGAATAGAACCCAATCTATTATTACAAAGTATTTTAACAAGGATAATCTTACTGTAGAAGAGTATATTCGGTTAGGTGGTTTTGAAGGATTAAAAAGTGTTCTTCAAAATGGAAAAGATTATGTTATTTCAGAATTGAAAGAAGCTGGCTTAAGAGGTCGTGGTGGTGCAGGATATCCAACATGGAAAAAATGGGATATTGGTCGCAATAGAGTAGCTGATGAAAAGTTTATTATATGTAATGCAGATGAAGGAGAGCCAGGTACCTTTAAGGATCGAGAGCTTTTAGATCGTGTTCCCTATCAAATCATAGAAGGTATGATTATTTCGGGATATGTGTTTGGTGCAAAATTAGGTTTTATTTATATTCGAGAGGAATACGCTCATCTTCAAATAAAATTTAATGAAGCTATAAAGAGTGTAAAAGAGAAAGGGCTTTTAGGGAAAGATATTTTGAATAAAGGATTTGACTTTACAATCAAAGTTTTTTCAGGAGCAGGAGCATATGTTTGTGGAGAAAATTCATCTTTAGTTGAATCTATGGAAGGAAGAGCTGGAAGACCTAGAATAAAACCTCCACGCATTGGAGAAAAAGGATATCTCAATAAACCAACTCTTGTAAACAACGTGGAAACATTAGCAGCAGTACCTGCTATATTAAATTATGGGGGAAAAGAATATGGACGATTTGGGACAGAGAAAAGTAAAGGAACAAAATTAATAAGTCTTTGTGGAAATATTAAAAATCCTGGAACCTTTGAAGTACCCTTTGGGATTACTTTAAGAGAAATTATTTATGATATTGGTGGGGGCATAGAAGGAGATAAAGAATTAAAATTTTTGCAGCTTGGTGGAGCTTCTGGTGCATTAATGCCAAAGCAGCTTATAGATATGAAATATGCTTATGAAGACTTATCGGGAAAAGGTTTTCAAATTGGATCAGGTGCTATTGTTGTCGCAGATGAAAGTAATAGTATTATGGGTTTTTTAGAAGTAGTAAAGGATTTCTTTTTCCATGAATCTTGTGGAAAATGTACGCCTTGTCGTGAAGGATTAAGACAGCTTTCAAAAATATTAACAAGAATATCAGAAGGAAATGCAACAGTTGAGGATTTAAAGAATGTAGAAAAAATTGCTAAAACCATGAAATATGCTTCATTTTGTGGATTAGGACAAACGGCTCCATCAGCTATTTTATCAGCTATCAAATATTTTTCTTCTGAGTTATGTAGCACAGTAGAAGGAATCTGTCCTTATTATTAA
- a CDS encoding complex I 24 kDa subunit family protein → MECNYLHIAQIIKKYNNDPKALIPILMNIQEEIAEKYISEEVAKYVSKQLNISSSHVYEVVTFFSALHEEPKGKYLIQLCNSTVCSLKKSHKIREVLESALGIKMGETTADKMFTLEYTTCFGACDISPAMRVNKKVYGYLNEEKVMSVIDGLRRKDNE, encoded by the coding sequence ATGGAATGTAACTATTTACACATTGCTCAAATTATAAAAAAGTATAATAATGATCCAAAAGCTTTAATACCCATTTTAATGAACATTCAAGAAGAAATAGCAGAAAAATATATTTCAGAAGAAGTTGCTAAATATGTGTCAAAACAATTAAATATTTCAAGTAGTCATGTATATGAAGTGGTAACCTTCTTTTCAGCGTTACATGAGGAACCGAAGGGGAAATATTTAATTCAATTATGTAATAGTACTGTTTGTAGTTTGAAAAAAAGTCATAAGATCAGAGAGGTTCTTGAAAGTGCTTTAGGGATTAAAATGGGGGAAACAACAGCTGATAAAATGTTTACTTTAGAATACACTACTTGTTTTGGAGCTTGTGATATTTCTCCAGCTATGAGGGTGAATAAAAAGGTTTATGGATATTTAAATGAAGAAAAAGTAATGTCGGTAATAGATGGATTAAGGAGGAAGGACAATGAATAG
- a CDS encoding methionyl aminopeptidase, with product MIFNRNDKCWCGSGLKYKKCHMEFDERLKSLKQEGYKVPTRKMIKTPEQIEGIRKSAKINSGLLDLIEENIKEGMSTEEINTLAHEYTVARGGIPADLNYEGFPKSICTSINDEVCHGIPSKDRILKNGDIINVDATTNLNGYFSDASRMFEIGVVSEEAGKLVEVTKECLYKGIEAIKPWKSSLGDVAAAVQEHAESNGYSVVREFGGHGVGLAIHEEPFVYHFGKRGTGMILVPGMIFTIEPMVNGGNRKIFIDKENGWTVFTADGSLSAQWEHTILVTEDGVEIISK from the coding sequence ATGATTTTTAATAGAAATGATAAATGTTGGTGCGGTAGTGGGCTAAAATATAAGAAGTGTCATATGGAATTTGATGAAAGATTAAAAAGTTTAAAACAAGAAGGATATAAAGTTCCAACAAGAAAAATGATTAAAACTCCTGAACAAATTGAGGGAATAAGAAAAAGTGCTAAAATTAATAGTGGACTTTTAGATCTAATTGAGGAGAATATTAAAGAGGGCATGAGTACAGAAGAAATAAATACATTAGCCCATGAGTATACGGTAGCTCGTGGAGGAATACCTGCTGATCTTAATTATGAAGGTTTTCCAAAGAGTATTTGTACATCTATTAATGATGAGGTGTGTCATGGAATTCCGAGTAAAGATAGAATTCTTAAAAATGGAGATATTATAAATGTTGATGCAACCACGAACTTGAATGGATACTTTTCAGATGCATCAAGAATGTTTGAGATTGGTGTGGTAAGTGAAGAAGCTGGAAAACTTGTTGAAGTAACAAAAGAATGTTTATATAAGGGAATAGAGGCAATTAAGCCTTGGAAAAGTTCTCTTGGTGATGTGGCAGCAGCAGTACAAGAGCATGCAGAAAGTAATGGATATTCTGTAGTTCGTGAGTTTGGAGGTCATGGCGTTGGGCTTGCTATTCATGAAGAGCCTTTTGTGTATCATTTTGGAAAAAGAGGAACAGGTATGATTTTAGTACCAGGTATGATATTTACCATTGAGCCTATGGTCAATGGCGGAAACCGTAAAATATTTATTGATAAAGAGAATGGCTGGACCGTATTTACAGCGGATGGATCACTTTCAGCACAATGGGAACATACAATTCTTGTGACTGAAGATGGAGTAGAGATTATATCAAAATAA
- a CDS encoding alpha/beta hydrolase, which produces MNQSKVEKVNFYSPVLGKEMSILVYLPECYNSLTPLPVLYFIHGRSGSENVMFEMDINIKADGMIKNGEIKPMIIVCPRIENSRGLNSSLICKEMPAHGDNNIIINIGMYEDYFMKEIVPLIDKTFNTIKDRKGRYIGGISAGGYVALHNTLRHQHMFSKVGGHMPALELELEDEDKPYFKDMDVWEKYDPIAIARNNNISSDMDVYLDAGDQDEGRFYEGCSILHKILKEKGINSQNYIFTGNHSAEYVQSNIEKYLKFYGC; this is translated from the coding sequence ATGAATCAATCAAAAGTAGAAAAAGTAAATTTTTATAGCCCTGTACTTGGTAAAGAAATGTCAATATTGGTGTATTTACCTGAATGCTATAATAGTTTAACTCCTCTACCTGTATTATATTTTATACATGGAAGAAGTGGGAGTGAAAATGTAATGTTTGAAATGGATATAAATATTAAAGCTGATGGAATGATAAAGAATGGGGAAATTAAGCCTATGATCATTGTATGTCCAAGAATTGAAAACAGCCGGGGGTTGAATTCATCCTTAATCTGTAAAGAGATGCCTGCTCATGGAGATAATAATATAATCATAAATATAGGAATGTATGAAGATTATTTTATGAAAGAGATAGTACCTTTAATAGATAAAACTTTTAATACTATAAAAGATAGAAAAGGAAGATATATAGGCGGGATATCTGCTGGGGGATATGTAGCTCTTCACAATACACTAAGGCATCAGCATATGTTTTCAAAAGTAGGAGGGCATATGCCTGCTTTAGAACTGGAACTTGAAGATGAAGACAAACCATATTTTAAAGACATGGATGTATGGGAAAAATATGATCCAATAGCTATTGCAAGAAATAATAATATTTCTTCTGATATGGATGTTTATCTTGATGCTGGAGATCAGGATGAAGGTAGATTTTATGAAGGTTGCTCAATTTTACATAAAATATTGAAAGAAAAAGGAATAAATTCTCAAAATTATATATTCACTGGTAATCATAGTGCTGAATATGTACAATCAAATATTGAAAAATATCTAAAATTTTATGGATGTTAA
- a CDS encoding AraC family transcriptional regulator, with amino-acid sequence MKNLQTYYYKKMPDPNLGIDIFLAERFKKGRKFNMHWHENMQLYFFTEGKALVECNKNRYYVTTDSIIVINNNELHSLESLSDNLKFYTIRIDSSFLFSNQVDLCQTKFLSPLSQNQICFQNLIENDKQILDCVTIIIEEYFSKKIGYELAVKSYIYQLIVLLLRKYINKFLTKEELISKVNNLKRFDLIFKYIDINYSKKIATSDLSNILHISTYHFCRIFKQMTGKTTTDYINGIRLEKAVEYLNKGELNITEIASRCGFDSINYFSRLFKKHYNVSPTHFKKTNFKQ; translated from the coding sequence ATGAAAAATTTGCAAACTTATTATTATAAAAAAATGCCAGATCCAAATTTAGGTATAGATATATTTTTGGCAGAAAGATTCAAAAAAGGAAGAAAATTCAATATGCATTGGCATGAAAATATGCAGCTATATTTTTTTACTGAAGGTAAGGCTTTAGTTGAATGTAATAAAAACCGTTACTATGTTACAACTGACAGTATTATAGTCATTAACAATAATGAACTACATTCCCTTGAAAGTTTAAGTGACAACCTGAAGTTTTATACAATTCGTATCGATTCTTCATTCCTATTCAGTAATCAAGTTGATTTATGCCAGACAAAATTCCTTTCACCACTGTCACAAAATCAAATATGTTTTCAAAATTTAATTGAAAATGACAAGCAGATATTAGACTGTGTCACCATAATAATAGAAGAATATTTTTCGAAGAAAATCGGGTACGAACTTGCTGTAAAATCTTACATTTACCAATTAATCGTCCTCTTATTAAGAAAATACATTAATAAATTTCTAACGAAAGAAGAACTTATTTCAAAAGTAAATAATTTGAAACGTTTTGATTTGATTTTTAAATATATAGATATCAATTACTCTAAAAAAATAGCTACTTCAGATCTTTCGAATATTTTGCATATCAGTACCTATCATTTTTGCAGAATTTTCAAGCAGATGACAGGTAAGACAACTACAGATTATATTAATGGAATAAGACTGGAAAAGGCTGTTGAATATTTGAATAAAGGCGAGCTGAATATAACTGAAATAGCATCAAGATGTGGATTTGATAGTATAAATTATTTTAGTCGTTTATTTAAAAAGCATTATAATGTTTCACCAACACATTTTAAAAAAACTAATTTCAAACAATAA
- a CDS encoding GerAB/ArcD/ProY family transporter encodes MNKEVISDSQAISLTTLAIIGTSVIIVMGLDAKKDLWLANILSILMSLPMIIIFAHLHYIFPGKDLFDILDICFGKLLGKGISILYIWFAFHIGTLITNDFGQFITIVSMPNTPKVIPITAIILLGIWAVKEGIEVLGRWSNFFAPIIIIFIFATTLLSIPNMNINNIRPVLYNGIKPVIKGAFYSFAFPFVETVILTMFFTNFETKKSPYKVYILSLIIGGIILVTLNLSSVLILGINTTLSLYYPTYSAIGRINIGDIFQRVEAIAAAIFVLGGYIKMSICLLATCKGIAKFFDYTDYKFIVTPVALLMGNFSFFIYDNTMELIKFASTVSPYYKFPFQVILPILILVIAQIKKKRGKIQF; translated from the coding sequence GTGAATAAAGAGGTTATTTCTGATAGTCAAGCTATATCTCTTACAACTCTTGCTATAATCGGAACATCTGTCATAATAGTAATGGGATTAGATGCTAAAAAAGATTTATGGTTAGCTAATATCTTATCAATACTTATGTCCTTACCAATGATAATTATATTTGCACACCTACATTATATTTTTCCAGGAAAAGATTTATTTGATATTCTAGATATTTGTTTCGGAAAGTTACTTGGTAAAGGAATAAGCATATTGTATATTTGGTTTGCATTCCATATCGGAACATTAATAACAAATGATTTTGGTCAATTTATAACTATAGTTTCAATGCCTAATACTCCTAAAGTTATTCCAATAACAGCTATTATACTTTTGGGAATTTGGGCCGTCAAGGAAGGCATCGAAGTACTAGGACGATGGTCAAATTTTTTTGCACCTATCATTATAATTTTTATATTTGCAACTACATTATTATCCATCCCTAATATGAATATCAATAATATCCGTCCTGTTTTATATAATGGGATAAAACCTGTTATAAAAGGAGCATTTTATTCATTCGCATTTCCTTTTGTTGAAACTGTAATACTTACTATGTTTTTCACAAATTTCGAGACGAAAAAATCTCCTTATAAAGTTTATATACTTAGTTTAATAATAGGCGGAATTATTTTAGTTACACTTAATTTATCAAGTGTTCTTATTTTAGGTATAAATACAACATTAAGCCTATATTATCCTACTTATTCTGCTATAGGAAGAATAAACATTGGTGATATTTTCCAAAGAGTAGAAGCAATAGCCGCAGCTATATTTGTATTAGGAGGATATATAAAAATGAGTATCTGTTTATTAGCAACGTGTAAAGGAATTGCTAAATTTTTTGATTATACTGATTATAAGTTTATCGTAACACCCGTTGCTTTATTAATGGGGAATTTCTCTTTTTTTATCTATGACAATACAATGGAGCTTATAAAATTTGCATCTACAGTATCACCTTATTACAAATTTCCATTTCAAGTAATTTTACCTATTCTTATACTTGTTATAGCTCAAATAAAAAAGAAACGTGGGAAAATTCAATTTTGA